A portion of the Coturnix japonica isolate 7356 chromosome 4, Coturnix japonica 2.1, whole genome shotgun sequence genome contains these proteins:
- the FHL1 gene encoding four and a half LIM domains protein 1 isoform X1, producing the protein MAFHRHTGPSSYSVGTMSERFDCHYCRDSLQGKKYVQKEGRHCCVKCFEKICANTCIECKKPIGADSKELHFKNRYWHDSCFRCFKCYTSLVNEPFMLRENNKVWCSNCTATEDAPRCKGCFKPIIAGDQNVEYKKMVWHKDCFTCSQCKQVIGAGSFFPKGDEFYCVSCHEHKFAKTCAKCKNPITSGGLTYQEQPWHSECFICSNCKKQLGGKRFTAVEDQFYCVECYKECVAKKCAGCKNPITAGFGRGTSVVNYEDESWHDYCFKCTKCARGLANKRFVCHNGKIYCAECPKRL; encoded by the exons GGCCCAGCAGTTACAGCGTGGGCACCATGTCGGAGCGCTTTGACTGCCACTACTGCCGCGACTCGCTGCAAGGCAAGAAGTACGTGCAGAAGGAGGGCCGCCACTGCTGCGTCAAGTGCTTCGAGAAGATCTGTGCCAACACCTGCATCGAGTGCAAGAAACCCATCGGTGCTGACTCCAAG GAGCTGCATTTCAAGAACCGTTACTGGCATGACAGCTGCTTCCGCTGCTTCAAGTGCTACACGTCCTTGGTCAATGAGCCCTTCATGCTGAGGGAGAACAACAAGGTCTGGTGTAGCAACTGCACTGCCACTGAGGATGCACCCAGGTGTAAGGGCTGCTTCAAGCCTATCATCGCAG gAGACCAAAATGTTGAATACAAGAAGATGGTCTGGCATAAGGACTGTTTCACTTGCAGCCAGTGCAAGCAAGTGATTGGAGCTGGGAGCTTCTTCCCGAAGGGTGACGAATTCTACTGTGTCTCCTGCCACGAGCACAAGTTTGCCAAGACCTGTGCTAAATGCAAGAAT CCCATCACTTCTGGAGGTCTCACTTACCAGGAACAGCCTTGGCATTCTGAGTGTTTCATTTGCTCCAACTGCAAGAAGCAATTGGGTGGGAAGCGCTTTACAGCTGTAGAGGATCAGTTTTACTGTGTTGAGTGCTACAAGGAATGTGTTGCCAAGAAGTGTGCTGGCTGCAAGAATCCTATTACAG CAGGATTTGGAAGAGGAACCAGTGTGGTTAACTACGAAGATGAATCCTGGCATGATTACTGTTTCAAATGCACAAAGTGTGCCCGTGGTCTGGCCAACAAGCGCTTTGTTTGCCATAATGGAAAAATTTACTGTGCTGAGTGTCCCAAACGACTGTAA
- the FHL1 gene encoding four and a half LIM domains protein 1 isoform X3 codes for MSERFDCHYCRDSLQGKKYVQKEGRHCCVKCFEKICANTCIECKKPIGADSKELHFKNRYWHDSCFRCFKCYTSLVNEPFMLRENNKVWCSNCTATEDAPRCKGCFKPIIAGDQNVEYKKMVWHKDCFTCSQCKQVIGAGSFFPKGDEFYCVSCHEHKFAKTCAKCKNPITSGGLTYQEQPWHSECFICSNCKKQLGGKRFTAVEDQFYCVECYKECVAKKCAGCKNPITAGFGRGTSVVNYEDESWHDYCFKCTKCARGLANKRFVCHNGKIYCAECPKRL; via the exons ATGTCGGAGCGCTTTGACTGCCACTACTGCCGCGACTCGCTGCAAGGCAAGAAGTACGTGCAGAAGGAGGGCCGCCACTGCTGCGTCAAGTGCTTCGAGAAGATCTGTGCCAACACCTGCATCGAGTGCAAGAAACCCATCGGTGCTGACTCCAAG GAGCTGCATTTCAAGAACCGTTACTGGCATGACAGCTGCTTCCGCTGCTTCAAGTGCTACACGTCCTTGGTCAATGAGCCCTTCATGCTGAGGGAGAACAACAAGGTCTGGTGTAGCAACTGCACTGCCACTGAGGATGCACCCAGGTGTAAGGGCTGCTTCAAGCCTATCATCGCAG gAGACCAAAATGTTGAATACAAGAAGATGGTCTGGCATAAGGACTGTTTCACTTGCAGCCAGTGCAAGCAAGTGATTGGAGCTGGGAGCTTCTTCCCGAAGGGTGACGAATTCTACTGTGTCTCCTGCCACGAGCACAAGTTTGCCAAGACCTGTGCTAAATGCAAGAAT CCCATCACTTCTGGAGGTCTCACTTACCAGGAACAGCCTTGGCATTCTGAGTGTTTCATTTGCTCCAACTGCAAGAAGCAATTGGGTGGGAAGCGCTTTACAGCTGTAGAGGATCAGTTTTACTGTGTTGAGTGCTACAAGGAATGTGTTGCCAAGAAGTGTGCTGGCTGCAAGAATCCTATTACAG CAGGATTTGGAAGAGGAACCAGTGTGGTTAACTACGAAGATGAATCCTGGCATGATTACTGTTTCAAATGCACAAAGTGTGCCCGTGGTCTGGCCAACAAGCGCTTTGTTTGCCATAATGGAAAAATTTACTGTGCTGAGTGTCCCAAACGACTGTAA
- the FHL1 gene encoding four and a half LIM domains protein 1 isoform X2, which yields MAFHRHTGPSSYSVGTMSERFDCHYCRDSLQGKKYVQKEGRHCCVKCFEKICANTCIECKKPIGADSKELHFKNRYWHDSCFRCFKCYTSLVNEPFMLRENNKVWCSNCTATEDAPRCKGCFKPIIAGDQNVEYKKMVWHKDCFTCSQCKQVIGAGSFFPKGDEFYCVSCHEHKFAKTCAKCKNPITSGGLTYQEQPWHSECFICSNCKKQLGGKRFTAVEDQFYCVECYKECVAKKCAGCKNPITGFGRGTSVVNYEDESWHDYCFKCTKCARGLANKRFVCHNGKIYCAECPKRL from the exons GGCCCAGCAGTTACAGCGTGGGCACCATGTCGGAGCGCTTTGACTGCCACTACTGCCGCGACTCGCTGCAAGGCAAGAAGTACGTGCAGAAGGAGGGCCGCCACTGCTGCGTCAAGTGCTTCGAGAAGATCTGTGCCAACACCTGCATCGAGTGCAAGAAACCCATCGGTGCTGACTCCAAG GAGCTGCATTTCAAGAACCGTTACTGGCATGACAGCTGCTTCCGCTGCTTCAAGTGCTACACGTCCTTGGTCAATGAGCCCTTCATGCTGAGGGAGAACAACAAGGTCTGGTGTAGCAACTGCACTGCCACTGAGGATGCACCCAGGTGTAAGGGCTGCTTCAAGCCTATCATCGCAG gAGACCAAAATGTTGAATACAAGAAGATGGTCTGGCATAAGGACTGTTTCACTTGCAGCCAGTGCAAGCAAGTGATTGGAGCTGGGAGCTTCTTCCCGAAGGGTGACGAATTCTACTGTGTCTCCTGCCACGAGCACAAGTTTGCCAAGACCTGTGCTAAATGCAAGAAT CCCATCACTTCTGGAGGTCTCACTTACCAGGAACAGCCTTGGCATTCTGAGTGTTTCATTTGCTCCAACTGCAAGAAGCAATTGGGTGGGAAGCGCTTTACAGCTGTAGAGGATCAGTTTTACTGTGTTGAGTGCTACAAGGAATGTGTTGCCAAGAAGTGTGCTGGCTGCAAGAATCCTATTACAG GATTTGGAAGAGGAACCAGTGTGGTTAACTACGAAGATGAATCCTGGCATGATTACTGTTTCAAATGCACAAAGTGTGCCCGTGGTCTGGCCAACAAGCGCTTTGTTTGCCATAATGGAAAAATTTACTGTGCTGAGTGTCCCAAACGACTGTAA